A part of Acidimicrobiia bacterium genomic DNA contains:
- a CDS encoding wax ester/triacylglycerol synthase family O-acyltransferase has translation MERMAGIDAGFLAMETPSQHMHTLKIAILDVSRVPGGYSFERFRDVLGARLDRLPPFRRRIVEVPGRLNHPVWIADPGFDLDAHLQRVVLPSPGTRAQLDDVVSSIASRPLPRDRPLWEVSVVEGLADGTVAFVAKLHHCIADGVTAAELLVGVLDRDPEAPDRPEDGDAPGWRAEPVPSRVRLVVDALVDALRALAGLPDLIARTVRGLVNVARGRRARAASAPLPFATPKLRFNRALTPRRRFVSTTLPLADVKTLKQALGCTVNDVVLALCTGALRRYLLARGELPDRALVASVPVSTRAPASAPTSAANNVSNLFTTLPVHVDDPRARLAEIHAVTQAAKDQLARLGPAMLADWSELTPPLPFGATVRAYSRLRLANRHRPPVNLVVSNVPGPTEPLYVAGAQLVELFSVGPVLENAGLNITVWSYLDGLDVGLLACDDAMPDLRSLVTDLHDALDELRELAVTARASPATGGYGSSSGTPIEGGTP, from the coding sequence ATGGAGCGCATGGCGGGGATCGACGCCGGCTTCCTCGCGATGGAGACGCCGTCCCAGCACATGCACACGTTGAAGATCGCGATCCTCGACGTGTCGCGCGTGCCCGGCGGGTACTCGTTCGAGCGGTTCCGCGACGTGCTCGGCGCGCGGCTCGACCGGCTGCCGCCGTTCCGGCGCCGGATCGTCGAGGTGCCCGGGCGCCTGAACCACCCGGTGTGGATCGCGGACCCGGGCTTCGACCTCGACGCGCACCTACAACGGGTCGTGCTGCCCTCCCCCGGGACACGGGCGCAGCTCGACGACGTCGTCTCGTCGATCGCGAGCCGTCCCCTGCCCCGCGACCGCCCGCTCTGGGAGGTGTCCGTCGTCGAAGGTCTCGCCGACGGCACGGTTGCGTTCGTCGCGAAGCTCCACCACTGCATCGCCGACGGTGTCACCGCGGCCGAGCTCCTCGTCGGCGTCCTCGACCGCGATCCCGAGGCGCCCGACAGGCCGGAGGACGGGGACGCGCCAGGGTGGCGAGCGGAGCCGGTCCCGTCTCGCGTCCGCCTGGTCGTCGACGCCCTCGTCGACGCGCTGCGCGCGCTCGCCGGTCTTCCCGACCTCATCGCGCGCACGGTGCGCGGACTCGTGAACGTCGCGCGCGGGCGCCGGGCGCGCGCCGCGAGCGCGCCGCTGCCGTTCGCCACCCCCAAGCTGCGGTTCAACCGCGCGCTCACACCGCGCCGACGTTTCGTGTCGACGACGCTCCCGCTGGCCGACGTCAAGACGCTGAAGCAAGCGCTCGGCTGCACGGTCAACGACGTCGTGCTCGCGCTGTGTACCGGCGCGCTGCGCCGGTACCTGCTCGCTCGCGGGGAGCTCCCCGACCGCGCGCTCGTCGCGAGCGTCCCGGTCTCGACGCGCGCGCCGGCGAGCGCGCCCACGAGCGCGGCGAACAACGTCTCGAACCTGTTCACGACGCTGCCCGTCCACGTCGACGACCCACGCGCGCGTCTTGCCGAGATCCACGCGGTCACCCAGGCCGCCAAGGACCAGCTCGCCCGGCTCGGTCCCGCCATGCTGGCCGACTGGTCGGAGCTCACGCCGCCGCTGCCGTTCGGCGCGACCGTGCGGGCCTACTCGCGCCTCCGTCTCGCGAACCGGCACCGGCCGCCCGTCAACCTCGTCGTCTCGAACGTGCCCGGCCCGACCGAGCCCCTCTACGTCGCGGGCGCGCAACTCGTCGAGCTCTTCTCCGTCGGCCCCGTCCTCGAGAACGCGGGGCTCAACATCACGGTCTGGAGCTATCTCGACGGGCTCGACGTCGGGCTCCTCGCGTGCGACGACGCCATGCCGGACCTCCGGAGCCTCGTCACCGACCTGCACGACGCGCTCGACGAGCTCCGGGAGCTCGCCGTGACAGCCCGAGCATCACCCGCCACCGGCGGGTACGGCTCCAGTTCGGGAACGCCGATCGAAGGGGGAACGCCGTGA
- a CDS encoding metal ABC transporter permease — protein sequence MLTAPFMQHAFLAGTLIAAACGAVGYFVVLRSQVFSGDALSHVAFTGALAALAFGVDPRVGLFVATVAVGAGMGVLGQRGRPDDVVIGNVFTWVLGLGVLFMTIYAESSRSAGGTKSVSVLFGSIFGLSANDAYVAAAVGLAVCLAVLVLARPLLFASADAAVADARGVPVRALGIAFLALVGVCAAEATQAVGALLLVGLLAAPAGAARRLTVKPWRGLAFSSGLAVLVVWVGLVVSYLDGSLPPSFSIMAAAAVCYLAAVTADHARQRRRPVRADVRGRSVTLQ from the coding sequence GTGCTGACCGCGCCGTTCATGCAGCACGCGTTCCTCGCCGGGACGCTCATCGCGGCCGCGTGCGGCGCCGTCGGGTACTTCGTCGTGTTGCGCAGCCAGGTGTTCAGCGGCGACGCGCTGAGCCACGTGGCGTTCACGGGCGCGCTCGCCGCGCTCGCGTTCGGCGTCGACCCGCGCGTCGGCCTGTTCGTCGCGACCGTGGCGGTCGGCGCGGGGATGGGCGTGCTGGGCCAGCGTGGCCGGCCCGACGACGTCGTCATCGGCAACGTCTTCACCTGGGTCCTCGGCCTCGGCGTGCTGTTCATGACGATCTACGCAGAGTCGTCACGCAGCGCGGGCGGCACCAAGAGCGTGAGCGTCCTGTTCGGGTCGATCTTCGGGCTCAGCGCCAACGACGCCTACGTCGCCGCCGCCGTCGGGCTCGCCGTCTGCCTCGCCGTGCTGGTGCTCGCGCGGCCCTTGCTGTTCGCGAGCGCGGACGCGGCCGTCGCCGACGCGCGCGGCGTGCCGGTCCGCGCGCTCGGGATCGCGTTCCTCGCGCTCGTCGGTGTGTGCGCGGCCGAGGCCACCCAGGCCGTCGGCGCCCTCCTGCTCGTCGGGTTGCTCGCCGCGCCGGCCGGCGCAGCGCGGCGGCTGACGGTCAAACCCTGGCGCGGGCTGGCATTCTCGAGCGGGCTCGCCGTGCTCGTCGTCTGGGTCGGGTTGGTCGTCAGCTACCTGGACGGCAGCCTCCCGCCCAGCTTCTCGATCATGGCCGCAGCCGCGGTGTGCTACCTCGCCGCCGTGACCGCGGATCACGCGCGACAGCGGCGCCGACCGGTCCGGGCGGACGTACGCGGGCGGTCGGTCACGCTTCAGTGA
- the dinB gene encoding DNA polymerase IV: MSGDATILHADLDSFYASVEQRDDPGLRGKPVIVGMGVVLAASYEAKACGVRTPMGAAQARTLCPDAIVVAPRMSAYSDASREVFDVFEDTTPLVEGLSIDEAFLDVGGLRRVAGTPLEIATRLRREVRERVRLPITVGIARTKFLAKVASAVAKPDGLLLVPPDGELEFLHPLPVERLWGVGPVTAAKLHDRGITKVGDVARLGVESLVAMLGQAGGRHVHALANNLDPRPVTVGRRRGSIGSQRALGRGPHTLDDVDTYLAGLVERVTRRMRAADRVGRTVTLRLRFDDFSRVTRSHTLPRATSRTDPILTVARDLLATATPLIEQRGITLVGVSVGNLDDDEAVQLPLPFDRRTRGTLDAALDDVRDRFGTRAVTRAAMLGRDDGLSVPMLPD; the protein is encoded by the coding sequence GTGAGCGGCGACGCCACGATCCTCCACGCCGACCTCGACTCGTTCTACGCGTCGGTCGAGCAGCGCGACGACCCCGGTCTGCGCGGGAAGCCCGTCATCGTCGGGATGGGGGTCGTCCTCGCCGCGAGCTACGAGGCGAAGGCGTGCGGTGTGCGCACGCCGATGGGCGCCGCGCAGGCCCGCACGCTGTGCCCGGACGCCATCGTCGTCGCGCCCCGCATGTCGGCGTACTCCGACGCGAGCCGCGAGGTCTTCGACGTGTTCGAGGACACGACACCCCTCGTCGAGGGACTGTCGATCGACGAGGCGTTCCTCGACGTCGGCGGCCTGCGCCGCGTCGCGGGCACGCCGCTCGAGATCGCGACACGGCTGCGGCGCGAGGTGCGCGAGCGCGTCAGGCTGCCGATCACGGTCGGCATCGCGCGCACGAAGTTCCTCGCCAAGGTCGCGAGCGCGGTCGCCAAGCCGGACGGGCTGCTGCTCGTCCCGCCCGACGGCGAGCTCGAGTTCCTGCACCCGTTGCCGGTCGAGCGGCTGTGGGGTGTCGGGCCCGTCACCGCCGCCAAGTTGCACGATCGCGGGATCACCAAGGTCGGCGACGTCGCGCGACTGGGCGTCGAGTCGCTCGTCGCCATGCTCGGCCAGGCGGGCGGCCGACACGTGCACGCGCTCGCCAACAACCTCGACCCCCGTCCGGTGACGGTCGGCCGCCGGCGCGGCTCGATCGGGTCACAACGCGCGCTCGGCCGTGGGCCGCACACGCTCGACGACGTCGACACCTATCTCGCCGGGCTCGTCGAACGCGTCACGCGACGGATGCGCGCCGCGGACCGCGTCGGCCGGACGGTGACGCTGCGACTGCGCTTCGACGACTTCTCGCGGGTGACGCGCTCGCACACGCTCCCGCGCGCGACCTCACGGACCGACCCGATCCTGACGGTTGCGCGTGACCTGCTCGCGACGGCGACGCCCCTGATCGAGCAGCGGGGCATCACGCTCGTCGGCGTGTCGGTCGGCAACCTGGACGACGACGAGGCCGTCCAGCTCCCGCTGCCGTTCGACCGCCGGACGCGCGGGACGCTCGACGCCGCGCTCGACGACGTGCGCGACCGCTTCGGCACCCGTGCCGTCACCCGAGCGGCCATGCTCGGCCGCGACGACGGCCTCTCCGTACCGATGCTGCCCGACTGA
- a CDS encoding phosphatase PAP2 family protein: MSSQPASRAVKQRALETTAAVSVLLFVALYLFAVRTAWGQRLDATAVRGRHALRIETVHAAHRLLTTIDVASVALLGGAIVLVALLRGRPRLAVGAGIVMAGATLTSEILKHFVLPRPDLGVVDALGRTPSFPSGHTTVAMSLAVGAVLVAPSRWRSLVGMLGALYAGAIGVAVVATASHRASDPIGAVLVVTAWASTVLTVFIGRGLDERRETRGPSATPWFASAGLALLVIAFVGLAVTVVAIRRNDVDTVDLGGAFAAAAAAITGAVLVAMATLLAVLRGVALDPPRVPERDELERV; encoded by the coding sequence ATGAGCAGCCAGCCGGCCTCCCGCGCGGTGAAGCAGCGGGCCTTGGAGACGACCGCGGCCGTCTCCGTCCTCCTCTTCGTCGCGCTCTACCTGTTCGCGGTCCGCACCGCTTGGGGCCAGCGGCTCGACGCGACCGCGGTCCGGGGTCGTCATGCGCTGCGGATCGAGACCGTGCACGCCGCCCACCGGCTCCTGACGACGATCGACGTCGCGTCCGTCGCGCTGCTCGGCGGCGCAATCGTGCTCGTCGCGTTGCTACGGGGACGGCCCCGTCTCGCCGTCGGCGCCGGGATCGTGATGGCGGGGGCGACGCTCACGTCGGAGATCCTCAAGCACTTCGTGCTGCCCCGGCCCGATCTCGGCGTCGTCGACGCGCTCGGTCGGACGCCGTCGTTCCCGAGCGGCCACACGACCGTGGCGATGTCGCTCGCGGTCGGCGCCGTGCTCGTCGCGCCCAGCCGCTGGCGCAGCCTCGTCGGGATGCTGGGCGCGCTCTACGCGGGAGCGATCGGCGTCGCGGTCGTCGCGACCGCGAGCCACCGGGCGAGCGACCCGATCGGCGCGGTCCTCGTCGTGACGGCGTGGGCGTCCACCGTCCTCACCGTCTTCATCGGTCGCGGGCTCGACGAGCGGCGCGAGACGCGCGGGCCGAGCGCCACACCGTGGTTCGCGTCCGCGGGCCTCGCGCTGCTCGTGATCGCGTTCGTCGGGCTCGCGGTAACGGTCGTCGCCATCCGTCGCAACGACGTCGACACCGTCGATCTCGGCGGCGCGTTCGCGGCGGCCGCGGCCGCGATCACCGGCGCGGTGCTCGTCGCGATGGCGACGCTGCTCGCGGTGTTGCGCGGCGTCGCGCTCGACCCGCCGCGTGTTCCGGAGCGCGACGAGCTCGAACGCGTCTGA
- a CDS encoding ATP-binding cassette domain-containing protein yields MTADAAVTIRGAAVRVGHRTIWSGVDLEIARGDLVAVLGPNGVGKSTLLKVLLGVVPVAAGTVRVLGRPPGDAREEIGYLPQRRSFDPGLRIRGVDVVRLGVDGDRWGIPLPRTRRDRAVRRRVAELVDLVGAGDYADRPIGDCSGGEQQRLLIAQALARDPALLLLDEPLDSLDLANQAGVAALVERICREQGVTVVIVAHDVNPIVGALDHVVYLAGGGARCGRPEDVITSDTLTRLYGSPIEVLHASDGRLVVVGEPEVATYHPDLHRVAGHPHP; encoded by the coding sequence ATGACGGCCGACGCCGCGGTGACGATCCGGGGGGCGGCCGTGCGCGTCGGCCACCGAACGATCTGGAGCGGCGTCGACCTCGAGATCGCGCGCGGCGACCTCGTCGCGGTGCTCGGGCCGAACGGCGTCGGCAAGTCCACCCTGCTGAAGGTCCTGCTCGGCGTCGTGCCCGTCGCGGCCGGAACCGTCCGCGTGCTCGGCCGACCACCCGGTGACGCGCGCGAAGAGATCGGGTACCTGCCCCAGCGCCGCAGCTTCGACCCCGGCCTGCGGATCCGTGGCGTCGACGTCGTGCGTCTCGGCGTCGACGGCGACCGGTGGGGCATCCCGCTTCCCCGTACGCGACGCGACCGGGCCGTCCGGCGGCGTGTCGCCGAGCTCGTCGACCTCGTCGGCGCGGGCGACTACGCCGACCGGCCGATCGGCGACTGCTCCGGTGGCGAGCAGCAGCGCCTCCTCATCGCGCAGGCGCTCGCGCGCGATCCCGCGCTGCTGTTGCTCGACGAACCCCTCGACAGCCTCGATCTCGCGAACCAGGCCGGCGTCGCGGCGCTCGTCGAGCGGATCTGCCGCGAGCAGGGCGTGACCGTCGTGATCGTCGCGCACGACGTCAACCCGATCGTCGGCGCGCTCGACCACGTCGTGTACCTCGCGGGTGGTGGCGCGCGGTGTGGACGGCCCGAGGACGTCATCACGAGCGACACGCTCACGCGGCTCTACGGGTCCCCGATCGAGGTGCTGCACGCGAGCGACGGCCGGCTCGTCGTCGTCGGCGAGCCCGAGGTCGCGACGTACCATCCCGACCTCCACCGCGTCGCGGGACACCCGCATCCGTGA
- a CDS encoding TraR/DksA C4-type zinc finger protein yields MHASPAAPRRADVPGVADASHGEVTPATLDTFRELLVEQRHALLQQSSQRVEALDDLATVTDADEQLERELLEDLDARGREALQEIDDALARIDDGSYGRCARCGGTILAARLEVIPHARNCVPCERSRASGR; encoded by the coding sequence ATGCACGCGTCCCCCGCGGCGCCCCGGCGCGCCGACGTTCCCGGCGTTGCCGATGCCTCGCACGGCGAGGTCACCCCGGCGACGCTCGACACGTTCCGCGAGCTGCTGGTGGAGCAGCGCCACGCGCTGCTCCAGCAGTCGTCGCAGCGCGTCGAAGCGCTCGACGATCTCGCGACGGTCACCGACGCCGACGAGCAGCTCGAGCGCGAGCTCCTCGAGGACCTGGACGCCCGCGGCCGCGAGGCGCTCCAGGAGATCGACGACGCGCTCGCGCGCATCGACGACGGGTCGTACGGCCGCTGCGCGCGTTGCGGCGGGACGATCCTCGCGGCCCGCCTCGAGGTCATTCCCCACGCGCGCAACTGCGTGCCGTGCGAGCGGTCGCGCGCGTCGGGTCGCTGA
- a CDS encoding iron chelate uptake ABC transporter family permease subunit encodes MSALLGADVAHLSWNLVDDVRQLLQHQFMVNALRAGAVVAVLAGAIGWFMVLRREAFAGHTLALVGFPGAAGAVWLGVSANLGYYAFCVTAALVIAAASTGRGRARGEESAAIGTVQAFALACGFLFATLYAGLLTETNALLFGSFLGITSAQVVTLAVVAAVALAALTALARPLLFASVDADVAQARGLPVRLVSALFLVVLGVAVAEASQITGSLLVFALLVAPPAAAQRLTSRPGRGIVLSVVLAVAVTWLGLGIGYFSSYPIGFWITTFAFGVYVLAHAASRLGVRTC; translated from the coding sequence GTGAGCGCGCTGCTCGGCGCGGACGTCGCGCACCTGTCGTGGAACCTCGTCGACGACGTGCGCCAGCTCCTCCAGCACCAGTTCATGGTGAACGCGTTGCGAGCGGGAGCGGTCGTGGCCGTCCTCGCCGGCGCGATCGGCTGGTTCATGGTGCTCCGCCGCGAGGCGTTCGCCGGTCACACGCTCGCGCTCGTCGGCTTCCCGGGCGCGGCCGGCGCGGTCTGGCTCGGCGTGAGCGCGAACCTCGGCTACTACGCGTTCTGCGTGACCGCGGCGCTCGTGATCGCGGCCGCGTCCACCGGGCGAGGACGCGCGCGGGGCGAGGAGTCGGCCGCGATCGGCACCGTGCAGGCGTTCGCGCTCGCGTGCGGGTTCCTGTTCGCGACGCTCTACGCGGGGCTCCTCACCGAGACGAACGCCCTGCTGTTCGGGAGCTTCCTCGGCATCACGAGCGCACAGGTGGTGACGCTCGCGGTCGTCGCGGCCGTCGCGCTCGCCGCACTGACGGCACTCGCGCGGCCGTTGCTGTTCGCGTCCGTCGATGCCGACGTCGCGCAGGCGCGCGGCCTCCCCGTACGCCTCGTGTCCGCGCTCTTCCTCGTGGTCCTCGGCGTCGCGGTGGCCGAGGCGAGCCAGATCACCGGGTCGCTCCTCGTCTTCGCGCTGCTCGTCGCGCCACCTGCCGCGGCGCAGCGCCTGACGTCGCGCCCCGGGCGCGGGATCGTCCTGTCGGTCGTCCTCGCGGTCGCGGTGACGTGGCTCGGGCTCGGAATCGGGTACTTCTCGTCGTACCCCATCGGGTTCTGGATCACGACGTTCGCGTTCGGTGTGTACGTGCTCGCGCACGCCGCATCGCGACTCGGGGTGCGGACGTGCTGA
- a CDS encoding zinc ABC transporter substrate-binding protein: protein MRTSLIPLATALLATCAVALGGCRVGGSPSAGAGGRLAVVAAENTWGSLVAQIAGTKADVASIITNPAVDPHDYEPTPADARRFATADYVVVNGIGYDAWARKLLAANPERGRVVLDVGDLVGVHAGGNPHQWYSPASVHAFVARVARDLGRLDPAHAAYYEQQRDTLEHTRLRAYDDTIASIRDRFRGVAIGASESIVVPIVPALGVRLATPVPFLDAISEGNDPSASDKRTADRQITGRQIAVFVFNPQNSTPDVQRLVDAARTERIPVVRMTETLTPRGATFEAWQTRQLVALRDALATAVHR, encoded by the coding sequence GTGAGAACGAGCCTCATTCCCCTCGCGACCGCCCTGCTCGCGACGTGCGCCGTCGCGCTGGGCGGTTGCCGTGTCGGCGGCTCGCCGTCGGCCGGGGCGGGCGGGCGGCTCGCGGTCGTCGCGGCCGAGAACACCTGGGGAAGCCTCGTCGCACAGATCGCCGGGACGAAGGCCGACGTGGCCAGCATCATCACGAACCCCGCCGTCGATCCCCACGACTACGAGCCCACCCCCGCGGACGCGCGCCGCTTCGCGACCGCGGACTACGTCGTGGTGAACGGCATCGGGTACGACGCGTGGGCCCGCAAGCTGCTCGCGGCGAACCCCGAGCGCGGGCGCGTCGTCCTCGACGTCGGCGATCTCGTCGGCGTGCACGCGGGCGGCAATCCCCACCAGTGGTACTCCCCCGCGTCGGTCCACGCGTTCGTCGCGCGTGTCGCGCGGGACCTGGGCCGCCTCGACCCGGCTCACGCCGCCTACTACGAGCAACAGCGCGACACCCTCGAGCACACGCGGCTGCGCGCGTACGACGACACGATCGCCTCCATTCGCGATCGGTTCCGTGGCGTCGCGATCGGAGCCTCGGAGAGCATCGTCGTGCCGATCGTCCCTGCGCTCGGAGTCCGCCTCGCCACGCCGGTGCCCTTCCTCGACGCGATCTCCGAGGGCAACGACCCCAGCGCGTCTGACAAACGGACGGCCGACCGCCAGATCACCGGCAGGCAGATCGCGGTCTTCGTGTTCAACCCGCAGAACTCCACTCCAGACGTGCAGCGCCTCGTCGACGCTGCACGCACCGAACGCATCCCGGTCGTCCGGATGACCGAGACCCTGACACCTCGCGGAGCGACGTTCGAGGCATGGCAGACGCGCCAACTCGTTGCACTGCGCGACGCGCTCGCGACGGCGGTGCACCGATGA
- a CDS encoding wax ester/triacylglycerol synthase family O-acyltransferase, with amino-acid sequence MKRLSGMDAAMLYIETPAMHMHVVGTVVLDPSTMPGGYSFDRFREMVRERLHLLPPFRRRLVPVPLGLGHPYWVEDPAFDLDAHMIRVAVPSPGGMRELAGLVGNIASRPLDRDRPLWEMWVVEGLEHGRIAIVAKLHHSSIDGVSGADLMVHLFDLTPDAHPEPATAEWRPERVPSQVELVPAALESLVTRPIGLAATTWKTATGLVRHQLHRRSQPDSATGGRRQGPATPFNGAITPHRSVAYGRVSLADVKATKDATGTKVNDVVLAACAMSLREWLREHDALPDRPLVAACPMAVPQDPSEERVTNAMTIITALLPVQVDDPLEQLRLVHEDTTRSKRSSQAFGVDVLQAWAQYTSPNLVSAAMRVYSNFGLADRHGPLANLIVSNVPGPPLPLYCAGARVDAVYPMGPLIEGIGLNLTVLSNMGNVDFGVIACRELVPDVWDLATGFERAVTRLRDAAGVTPAKPPTKKATAGATRAPARAAR; translated from the coding sequence GTGAAGCGACTGTCGGGCATGGACGCGGCGATGCTCTACATCGAGACGCCGGCGATGCACATGCACGTCGTCGGCACGGTCGTGCTCGACCCGTCGACGATGCCGGGCGGCTACTCGTTCGACCGGTTCCGGGAGATGGTCCGCGAGCGGCTGCACCTCCTGCCCCCGTTCCGCCGGCGGCTCGTGCCCGTCCCACTCGGCCTCGGCCACCCGTACTGGGTCGAGGACCCGGCGTTCGACCTTGACGCGCACATGATCCGCGTCGCGGTGCCGTCGCCGGGCGGGATGCGAGAGCTCGCCGGGCTCGTCGGCAACATCGCGAGCCGGCCGCTCGACCGTGACCGTCCGCTGTGGGAGATGTGGGTCGTCGAGGGTCTGGAGCACGGCCGCATCGCGATCGTCGCGAAGTTGCACCACTCCTCGATCGACGGCGTGTCCGGCGCGGACCTCATGGTCCACCTGTTCGACCTGACGCCCGACGCGCACCCCGAGCCGGCGACGGCGGAGTGGCGGCCCGAACGGGTGCCGTCGCAGGTGGAGCTCGTCCCGGCCGCGCTGGAGTCGCTGGTGACGCGACCGATCGGGCTCGCGGCGACGACGTGGAAGACGGCGACGGGTCTCGTCCGTCACCAGCTCCACCGCCGGTCGCAACCCGACAGCGCGACGGGCGGGCGACGCCAGGGTCCGGCCACGCCGTTCAACGGGGCGATCACGCCACACCGCAGCGTCGCGTACGGACGCGTGTCGCTCGCCGACGTGAAGGCGACGAAGGACGCGACCGGGACGAAGGTGAACGACGTCGTCCTCGCGGCATGCGCGATGTCCCTGCGCGAGTGGCTGCGCGAGCACGACGCGCTCCCCGACCGTCCGCTCGTCGCCGCGTGCCCGATGGCCGTCCCACAGGACCCGTCCGAGGAGCGCGTGACGAACGCGATGACGATCATCACCGCGCTGCTCCCCGTCCAGGTCGACGATCCGCTGGAGCAGCTGCGCCTCGTGCACGAGGACACGACGCGCTCGAAGCGGTCGTCGCAGGCGTTCGGGGTCGACGTGCTGCAGGCGTGGGCGCAGTACACGTCTCCCAACCTGGTGAGCGCGGCGATGCGCGTGTACTCGAACTTCGGGCTCGCCGACCGGCACGGCCCGCTCGCGAACCTCATCGTGTCGAACGTCCCCGGACCGCCGCTGCCGCTCTACTGCGCAGGCGCGCGTGTCGACGCCGTCTACCCGATGGGACCGCTCATCGAGGGGATCGGGTTGAACCTGACCGTGCTCAGCAACATGGGGAACGTCGACTTCGGCGTGATCGCGTGCCGCGAGCTCGTTCCCGACGTGTGGGACCTCGCCACCGGCTTCGAGCGCGCGGTCACGCGTCTGCGCGACGCGGCCGGCGTCACCCCGGCGAAGCCACCGACCAAGAAGGCGACCGCGGGCGCGACCCGCGCACCCGCACGCGCGGCGCGCTGA
- a CDS encoding Fur family transcriptional regulator: protein MSPDVHEAAGARLRALDGRYTDARRRLVEVLAAAGQPLTVGEIVERSALPVSSVYRNLTVLEEAGLVHRLAGHTEFTRFELAEDLLGHHHHLACTACGAMTDVRLPAAVEAELTRALARVARRQRFSIDAHRLDVVGLCASCATTG from the coding sequence GTGTCGCCCGACGTCCACGAAGCCGCAGGCGCGCGGCTGCGCGCGCTGGACGGCCGCTACACGGACGCGCGACGGAGGCTGGTCGAGGTCCTCGCCGCGGCCGGGCAGCCGTTGACGGTCGGGGAGATCGTCGAGCGCAGTGCACTCCCGGTCAGCTCGGTCTACCGGAACCTCACGGTGCTCGAGGAGGCCGGGCTCGTGCACCGGCTCGCCGGTCACACCGAGTTCACGCGCTTCGAGCTGGCGGAGGACCTGCTCGGCCACCATCACCACCTCGCGTGCACCGCGTGCGGCGCGATGACCGACGTCCGCCTGCCGGCGGCCGTCGAGGCGGAGCTCACCCGTGCGCTCGCGCGGGTCGCGCGCCGTCAGCGGTTCTCGATCGACGCGCACCGGCTCGACGTCGTCGGCCTCTGCGCGTCCTGCGCGACGACGGGCTGA